GTCTCAGTTTTTTTGACAGCTCCTTTGCTGTGCACTTGCCTCTCTCGTTTATGATATGGAGGGTCTCTTTGAGATAATTATTCAGGTTACCTATTAGCACTTCTTTGCCGTTTCTCATGATTGCTATGGAAGAGAGTTCCTTTCTTTCAAGAGCGACCTCTATATTTTCTTTCTGGGTATCATCAAGGCCTTTAAGTATAATGAATCGCTCGCCGTACTCATTATTCAGGAGCCTGGAGATCAGTTTTGCCACAATCTCATCAGCGCAGGAGTAATCAATTATTCCTATGCGTGAAAAGTCAAGTGCTATGACCTCGCCATCCTTTTCTTTAACAATATCTCTTTCAATACGCTCTCTTATGGTCTGGCCTGAATTTCTCGTTACAAGGTCTGATGAGCCGTTTTTGAGCTCTTCTTTCAGAATCCTGTAAAGATCGTATATAACCATTTCACTCCTCACCCAGACTCAGGATCTCAGCAGCCCTTTCATGGGGTATCTGCTGGACTGACCTCAGTCTCCTTTCAATCGATCTCGATCTCCTTGCTGCATCCTCAATGGTGTTGCTAGCCTCGAGGAGTTTTTTGTGTGTTTTTTCAAGAAGTTCACCGAATTTTCCGAATTCTGTCTTTACTGCACCGAGGAGTTCCCATATCTCGCTTGAACGCTTTTCTATTGCAAGGGTCCTGAATCCCATCTG
Above is a window of Thermodesulfovibrionales bacterium DNA encoding:
- a CDS encoding STAS-like domain-containing protein: MVIYDLYRILKEELKNGSSDLVTRNSGQTIRERIERDIVKEKDGEVIALDFSRIGIIDYSCADEIVAKLISRLLNNEYGERFIILKGLDDTQKENIEVALERKELSSIAIMRNGKEVLIGNLNNYLKETLHIINERGKCTAKELSKKLRLELNTAATRLLNLYKKKLIKRTGEQTTQGKVLVYRKLYE